A single window of Cydia strobilella chromosome 18, ilCydStro3.1, whole genome shotgun sequence DNA harbors:
- the LOC134749516 gene encoding fanconi-associated nuclease 1-like: protein MSQQLAITNFFKEKVHPSPNFGKNMYTIKRKKRNLSLAKVSTPTASPSKRKIEDDRSILSDDDDFCTPVKSKPLSLSQSSNDSEKTIIYTPSPKKSSQTPKKTPKSSPNLGSTSKSQTPSAKDRFFSPTKNRSVKKRTPLKSKRNLSSLLGNGDCLEKSVEEVCFEYACEGMDDKTIFLLQIINKYLNDSTLKPLLNSRAQQLLQSSQSVVKPGMKLVCRLFWRKDQWFRRKQIMEIVSEDKEPLDDPSLQAMILSLTQRAWLKESSNCMTFKELSLLFKAEELKFICKDLKLKGGTKQEAIDSLWTYSRRTSSICSYFTNGKASDNSERVLKIMREKAGSCYKLSEVAIKTLNQLYVLMYLGMDFSLIRDKKFELALIYDKIGREPYPVDQDMELDNASVVFETNDEFERYMTAHNVYEDFLAETCSDEKTALVKQVYQVYRAIDDEEMLRYKALPSWLRRFTPANLYIRILDSGIQDLKKTKTVESYELAIEILSGLIEQTAFRQHKKAGWYAEKALILHGLLGRCDEAAEVLIEGFKSNLTDEEKDIMRNRAIRIARQKSVKVSDHLKKGLLEHASKDAILEKNIDAEHIYKQPMENTSKGKARFETKTSEGRVFQSVEEYCITHCISTGEFTHGEHWEGRIVTTMFFLLFWDIIYSKPRGVRGVFLTHFQAFPMDLFSDSFYTNRQVLIDDRLRLIESSTEEEVLEMMENTWRDRPEGEISGINLAAGWEHVSAVAACLGPRALAALAARLARHYRHARSGFPDVTLWNVYTKQIKFVEVKSDSDHPSMKQIQWMNYLREHGIRTGLCYVGANTTRQRARAGKKSP from the exons ATGTCACAACAATTGGCCATTACAAACTTTTTCAAAGAGAAAGTGCATCCATCTCCAAATTTCGGGAAAAATATGTACACTATAAAAAGAAAGAAACGAAATTTAAGTTTAGCTAAAGTTTCAACACCTACTGCATCCCCGAGCAAAAGAAAAATTGAAGATGATAGAAGTATACTTAGTGACGATGACGACTTTTGCACACCTGTTAAATCAAAGCCTCTGAGTCTCTCGCAGAGTTCTAATGACAGTGAGAAAACAATTATATATACCCCATCGCCGAAAAAATCCTCGCAGACACCCAAAAAAACCCCAAAGAGTTCTCCAAACCTCGGTTCAACTTCCAAATCTCAGACTCCGAGTGCCAAAGACAGATTTTTCTCTCCAACAAAAAATCGCAGTGTTAAGAAAAGGACGCCTCTAAAGAGCAAAAGAAATTTGAGCAGTTTGCTTGGAAATGGAGATTGTTTAGAAAAGTCTGTGGAAGAAGTATGCTTTGAATATGCATGTGAAGGCATGGATGATAAGA CTATATTCCTcttacaaataataaacaaatacctAAATGATAGTACATTAAAGCCACTCCTAAACAGCAGAGCTCAACAATTGCTACAAAGTAGCCAGTCAGTGGTAAAGCCAGGTATGAAGCTAGTGTGCAGACTGTTCTGGCGCAAAGACCAGTGGTTCCGGAGGAAACAGATCATGGAGATTGTCAGCGAAGATAAGGAACCCTTGGATGATCCCAGTCTGCAAGCAATGATTCTATCATTGACTCAAAGAGCTTGGTTGAAAGAGA GTAGCAACTGTATGACTTTCAAAGAACTGTCATTACTCTTCAAAGCTGAAGAACTGAAGTTCATTTGCAAAGACTTGAAGCTGAAAGGAGGCACAAAGCAAGAGGCAATTGATTCATTGTGGACTTACAGCCGGCGCACATCGAGTATTTGTAGCTACTTCACCAACGGCAAGGCTAGTGATAACAGTGAAAgggttttaaaaat aatGAGAGAGAAGGCGGGTTCCTGTTATAAGTTGTCAGAAGTTGCTATAAAGACCCTCAACCAGCTGTATGTGCTCATGTATCTAGGCATGGACTTTAGCCTCATACGGGACAAGAAGTTTGAATTGGCACTTATCTACGATAAAATAGGCAGAGAACCTTATCCTGTGGACCAGGACATGGAACTTGACAATGCTAGTGTAGTTTTTGAAACCAATGACGAATTTGAAAG GTACATGACTGCACATAACGTGTATGAGGATTTTCTAGCTGAAACATGCTCTGATGAGAAGACTGCCCTAGTCAAACAAGTTTATCAGGTCTACAGAGCAATAGACGATGAAGAAATGTTACG TTACAAAGCCCTACCAAGCTGGCTTCGGCGGTTTACACCAGCTAATCTCTACATCAGAATTCTAGACTCAGGCATACAAGATTTGAAGAAAACCAAAACTGTCGAGTCTTATGAACTCGCGATAGAAATACTGAGCGGCTTGATAGAGCAGACTGCTTTCCGACAGCATAAGAAGGCGGGCTGGTACGCGGAGAAGGCGTTGATTCTTCATGGCTTACTTGGGAGGTGTGATGAG gCAGCCGAAGTCCTGATAGAAGGCTTCAAGTCCAACTTAACCGACGAGGAAAAAGACATAATGCGCAACCGAGCCATCAGGATAGCGCGGCAGAAGTCTGTAAAGGTTAGCGACCACTTGAAGAAGGGGCTACTGGAACACGCCAGTAAAGACGCTATACTGGAGAAGAATATCGACGCGGAACACATATACAAACAACCTATGGA GAACACTTCAAAAGGCAAGGCAAGGTTTGAAACGAAAACTTCAGAAGGCAGGGTTTTTCAAAGCGTAGAAGAGTACTGTATTACTCATTGCATCAGTACTGGAGAGTTCACTCATG GCGAGCACTGGGAAGGCCGTATCGTCACAACAATGTTCTTCCTCCTATTCTGGGACATCATCTACTCGAAGCCGCGCGGCGTCCGCGGTGTCTTCCTCACGCATTTCCAAGCGTTCCCGATGGACCTGTTCTCCGACAGCTTCTACACCAACCGACAG GTGCTCATCGATGACAGGCTGCGGCTCATTGAGAGTTCTACCGAGGAGGAAGTGTTGGAGATGATGGAGAATACTTGGCGAGACAGGCCTGAAG GCGAGATCTCCGGCATCAACCTTGCTGCTGGCTGGGAGCACGTGAGCGCGGTGGCGGCGTGCCTCGGGCCGCGCGCGCTGGCCGCGCTGGCGGCGCGCCTGGCGCGGCACTACCGCCACGCGCGGAGCGGCTTCCCCGACGTTACCCTATGGAACGTCTATACCAAACAG ATAAAGTTCGTAGAAGTAAAGAGCGACTCGGACCACCCGTCGATGAAGCAGATCCAGTGGATGAACTACCTGCGCGAGCACGGCATCCGCACCGGGCTCTGTTACGTCGGCGCCAACACCACCCGGCAACGCGCCAGGGCGGGGAAGAAATCGCCTTAA
- the LOC134749402 gene encoding dynein light chain Tctex-type 5-A-like, translating to MPSGEYRRFSFRIPSGPKRSLTKPVRVFQPTYQLNPRKRFNVEKVQKILAQLLDPELEEVEYSEKVIPELCVNLAESIRNAVKEENYDRYRIIVNVTISQRRQQSLVASQSFLWDSERDNFAAREFHNPHIHAYAVVYGIYLD from the exons ATGCCGTCGGGGGAATATAGAAGATTCTCATTTCGTATCCCTAGTGGCCCTAAACGAAGTCTAACTAAGCCT GTTCGCGTGTTTCAACCAACGTATCAGCTAAACCCAAGAAAGCGATTCAACGTCGAGAAGGTCCAGAAAATACTAGCGCAGCTTCTCGACCCGGAGCTAGAGGAGGTCGAATACAGTGAGAAGGTGATTCCCGAGCTGTGTGTTAACCTGGCTGAAAGCATTCGCAATGCTGTGAAAGAAGAAAATTATGACAg GTACCGAATTATAGTGAATGTGACCATCTCCCAGCGGCGGCAGCAGAGCCTCGTGGCGTCGCAATCGTTCCTGTGGGACTCGGAGCGGGACAACTTCGCGGCCCGTGAGTTCCACAACCCGCACATTCACGCCTACGCGGTCGTCTATGGGATATACTTAGACTAA